In a genomic window of Asticcacaulis sp.:
- a CDS encoding DUF4198 domain-containing protein, with translation MFKPVLSGLAASLTLVALFATVSAEARTSYIVPYNFAPTEAYVTAEAATSENVFTPEGALKIDSFQIIDDKGAATPAKGTQFKEVTLFETTLPHEGTFRLTTGNVEMRVMQMVEIDGKWRPVRGPGGPGAPGGQMSQQPAIPADAGTVTVKAMTRADSYISQKKPSEALPPLEGKGLEVAPLTHPSRLFSGSTFDFTVMFDGKPLPAADFKIERGGDQYRDASYVYTGTTGADGKAQVTFDAPGVYVIELNRNWQDGDQSDPRNWSYSLTLEVAP, from the coding sequence ATGTTCAAACCTGTCTTGTCCGGCCTAGCCGCCAGTCTTACCCTGGTCGCCCTGTTCGCCACGGTTTCCGCCGAGGCGCGCACCAGCTATATCGTGCCCTATAATTTCGCCCCGACCGAAGCCTATGTGACGGCAGAAGCCGCGACGTCGGAGAATGTTTTCACGCCGGAAGGCGCGCTGAAAATCGACAGCTTCCAGATCATCGACGACAAGGGCGCCGCCACGCCGGCCAAGGGCACCCAGTTCAAGGAAGTGACCCTGTTTGAAACGACGCTGCCGCACGAAGGCACATTCCGCTTAACGACAGGCAATGTGGAAATGCGCGTAATGCAGATGGTCGAGATCGACGGCAAATGGCGTCCGGTACGTGGGCCCGGTGGACCTGGCGCTCCGGGTGGGCAAATGTCGCAACAACCGGCCATTCCGGCCGATGCCGGGACGGTTACGGTAAAAGCCATGACCCGTGCCGACAGCTATATTTCGCAAAAAAAACCGTCGGAAGCTTTGCCGCCGCTCGAAGGCAAGGGCCTGGAAGTCGCGCCGCTGACCCACCCCAGCCGTTTGTTCAGCGGCAGCACGTTCGACTTCACGGTGATGTTCGACGGCAAGCCTTTGCCGGCGGCGGATTTCAAGATCGAGCGTGGTGGCGACCAATACCGTGACGCCAGCTATGTCTATACCGGCACCACGGGCGCCGACGGCAAGGCGCAGGTGACCTTCGATGCGCCGGGCGTCTATGTCATCGAACTGAACCGCAACTGGCAGGACGGCGACCAGAGCGATCCACGCAACTGGTCCTACAGCCTTACGCTTGAAGTCGCGCCTTAA
- the cobA gene encoding uroporphyrinogen-III C-methyltransferase yields the protein MTPSSSPALAGEVSSKRSASRRRGQRHRLIAPSTTSWSPLPRFAREEKRNGFVSLVGAGPGDADHLTLGALKALQSAQALLYDALVSEDVLALAPQKCVKICVGKRGDRLSVSQNKTNELMVRLAKKGLHVVRLKGGDPSVFGRVEEERLYLEQHGIAHKTLPGVTAASAAAAQFSFPLTHRGEARSVTFLTGRTKDGSIDLRNEAISDPMVSLVFYMSSHNAAHIEASLLNAGRSSQTPVVIIENAGRPTARALSGTLREMAALVAQAAFEGPVLMGVGIAFGYARLATSVKARLQA from the coding sequence ATGACACCTTCCTCCTCCCCTGCGTTAGCGGGGGAGGTGTCGAGCAAGCGAAGCGCGTCGAGACGGAGGGGGCAACGCCACCGTCTGATAGCCCCCTCCACCACTTCGTGGTCCCCCCTCCCCCGCTTCGCAAGGGAGGAGAAAAGAAATGGTTTCGTAAGTTTGGTGGGCGCCGGTCCCGGCGACGCCGATCACCTGACGCTGGGCGCGCTGAAGGCCCTGCAATCGGCGCAGGCGCTTCTCTACGACGCGCTGGTTTCAGAAGATGTCCTGGCGCTTGCCCCACAGAAGTGCGTCAAGATCTGCGTCGGCAAACGTGGGGACCGTTTGTCTGTCTCGCAGAACAAGACCAATGAACTGATGGTCCGGCTGGCGAAAAAGGGCCTGCATGTGGTGCGGCTGAAAGGCGGCGATCCGTCGGTCTTCGGCCGTGTCGAGGAAGAACGCCTTTATCTCGAACAGCATGGCATAGCTCATAAGACCCTGCCGGGCGTAACCGCCGCTTCGGCCGCCGCGGCGCAGTTTTCATTCCCGCTCACTCATCGCGGCGAAGCGCGCTCGGTCACCTTCCTGACCGGCCGCACGAAAGATGGTTCCATCGATCTGCGCAATGAGGCCATCAGCGATCCGATGGTCTCGCTCGTCTTCTATATGTCGTCGCATAACGCGGCCCATATCGAGGCCAGCTTGTTGAACGCCGGTCGCTCGTCGCAGACACCCGTGGTCATCATCGAAAACGCCGGCCGCCCGACGGCCCGTGCCCTTTCCGGCACACTCAGGGAAATGGCCGCACTGGTTGCCCAGGCGGCCTTTGAAGGTCCGGTACTGATGGGAGTCGGCATCGCTTTTGGCTACGCCCGCCTGGCCACGTCTGTTAAGGCGCGACTTCAAGCGTAA